The Peptostreptococcaceae bacterium genome segment ACTATAGTCTCGACATGTTTAGAATCCGTTAACATATCTATAATTTAATAAGTCACTATTATAAGTAAATAAAGGAACCTCATAATGAGATTCCTTTACTATTAATTCGTCTAATCAATTTGATATTTTTGTTATTTTTCTAAAAGGCAGTCAAAAGGCAGTCACGCGACTACTTTTAGGGTGCTAAACTCAGTAAATTCAATGGTTACAGTGTTTCTATTCTCTATTCCCACTCTATGGTCGAAGGCGGTTTGCTCGTTATGTCGTACACGATTCTATTTACACCGTCAACTTCGTTTACTATTCGGTTTGATATTTTCTCAAGCACGTCGTATGGAATGCGCGCCCAGTCAGATGTCATTCCGTCTGTGGATGTTACTGCGCGAATGCCAACAGTATGCACGTAAGTCCTTCCGTCGCCCATTACTCCAACGGACTTGATGTTTGGAAGCACTGTGAAGTACTGCCATATATGCCTCTCAAGGCCTGCTTTCTTTATTTCCTCTCTAAGAATAGCATCTGATTCACTGACGATTTCAATCTTCTCGTCTGTAATTTCTCCCAAAATCCTTATGGCGAGTCCCGGTCCCGGGAATGGCTGTCTCCAAACTATCTCGTCCGGAATCATTAGGCCCTCGCCAACGCGTCTAACCTCGTCCTTGAAGAGTTGTCTAAGCGGCTCGATTATCTCAAAGTCAACATCATCGGGGAGTCCCCCAACATTGTGATGGCTTTTTATAACCTCTGCCGTATCGGTTCCGCTTTCTATTACATCGGGATATACCGTTCCCTGAAGCAGATACTCCATCTTTCCAAGCTTTTCGGATTCCTCTTCGAAGACCCTTATGAATTCCTCTCCAATTATCTTACGCTTCTTTTCGGGATCGGATACGCCTTTGAGTTTGCCGAGAAAACGATCCTGGGCGTTGACCCTTATGAGCTTCATATGGTAGGTGTCCCTGAAGACCTGTTCCACTTGGTCTCCTTCGTCTTTCCTGAGCAGACCGTGGTCTACGAAAACACAGGTCAGTTGGTCGCCTATGGCTCTTTGAACCAGCACCGCTGCCACAGAGGAATCGACTCCTCCTGAAAGCGCGCATAGGACCCTCTTTTTTCCCACTTTTTCTTTTATCTCTTTTATGCTTTTTTCTATGAAATCCTTCATATTCCAGTCTCCCGTACATCCGCAGATCTCGTACAGGAAGTTCTTTATGAGTTTTCTTCCGAAGGCAGTATGCTCAACTTCCGGATGGAACTGAACTCCGTAGAGTTTTTTCGCTTCGTTCTTCATTGCCGCGACCGGACAATTGTCAGTCTTTGCCGTAACCGTAAATCCTTCAGGGGTTTTTTCAACAAAATCAGTATGGCTCATCCAACCGATTGACCCGGATTCAATCTCCCAAAAAAAATCATCCTGCTCTAAAATTTCAATTTTCACTTTGCCGTATTCCCTCTGTCTAGCTTTTGAGACCTTGCCTCCAAAGGTTTGCGCCATAAGCTGTCCGCCATAGCATATTCCAAGTACAGGAATCCCAAGCTCGAATATTTCCCTGGAAATACTCGGAGCACCCTCCTCGTAGACACTTGCCGGTCCGCCTGTGAAGATAATTCCTTTCGGATTTCTTTCCTTTATAACCTCTATTGATGTTTTATACGACATGACTTCGCAATATACATTGGTCTCTCTGACCCTTCTTGCAATAAGCTGGTTGTATTGACCTCCGAAGTCGATGACCAGAATAAGATCTCTTTCCATTAACATGTTACCTCCAGTTGTTTATTCATCCACCGATACGCTATAGTTCGGTGCTTCCTTGACTATATACACATCGTGGGGATGACTTTCCTTAAGCCCCGCACCTGTAATTCTAATGAATTTTCCATCATTAATCAAGTCTTGAATGGAAGGTGTCCCGCAATAACCCATTCCGGACTTGAGTCCGCCAATAAGTTGGAAAACGATTTCCCCCAAATAGCCTTTGAATGGAACGCGACCCTCGATGCCTTCCGGTACGAATTTCTTAGCATTTTCCTGGAAGTACCTGTCTTTGCTTCCCGCCTTCATAGCGGCCAAAGAACCCATGCCTCTGTATGCCTTGAAGCGCCTGCCTCTGTAAAGCACGGTTTCGCCCGGACTTTCTTCGGTCCCTGCAAACAAAGAACCCATCATGCAAACCTGAGCCCCTGCGGCTATTGCCTTTACGATATCTCCCGAAAATTTTATTCCGCCATCGGCGATAATCGGTATTCCATATTTTGCTGCGGCTTTTGCGCAATCGTAGATTGCCGTGATTTGCGGAACCCCTATTCCGGCAATGACGCGCGTCGTACATATTGAACCCGGTCCGATTCCGACCTTGACGGCGTCCGCACCCGCTTCAATTAGGGATTCTGTAGCTTCAGCCGTTGCAACATTTCCTACAATCAGTTGCAGCTCGGGGAATGTTCTCTTTATTTGTTTTGTCGCATCAAAAACACCCTTTGAATGTCCATGGGCAGTATCAACGACAATAACATCAACCCCGGCCTTCACAAGTGCTTCGACTCTCTCCATTACATTTCCCGTCACGCCGACAGCCGCTCCGCAAAGAAGCCTTCCGCTTTCATCGGTAGCACGGTTAGGATACTTTATGGCTTTCTCAATATCCTTTATGGTTATAAGCCCTTTCAAGTGTCCTGTTTCATCTACTATCGGAAGCTTTTCGATCTTCCACTTTTTAAGTATGTTTTCGGCTTCCTTCATGGAAGTGCCTTCCTTGGCTGTTATTAGTCTATCCTTTGTCATTACATCTTTAATTACAACTTCGGGATCGTTTTCGAAACGAACGTCTCTATTGGTGAGAATGCCTACAAGTATGTTTTTTTCATCGGTTATGGGGACTCCGGATATATGATATCTGCTCATTAGTTCGAGTGCGTCCTCAAGTTTGTGATTCGGAGAAAGATAGAAAGGATCTGTAATTACGCCGTGCTCGCTTCTTTTTACCTTGTCCACCTCCATTGCCTGCGCTTCGATGGACATATTTTTATGGATGATTCCAATGCCTCCCTCTCTGGCCATTGAAATAGCCATTTTAGCCTCGGTAACAGTATCCATTCCGGCACTCATGAGGGGTATGTTCAGCTTTATGCTCTTGGTCAATTGCGTTTTCAAATCAACCTGTCCCGGCAGAACCTCGGACTTCTGCGGCACCAATAGAACATCATCAAATGTGAGACCTTCTTTTAAAAATTTTTCTTCCATATCGACCATCCTTTCTATTATTTTGGGAATACGAAAAAAATCCAGAACAATTTCGAGTGAAATTATTCCGGATTCATGCATCAAATAACTTCACTTGTAGTCAGACAATTTACGGTTGACCGGTAGAAACTCATGGACCATATCTCCATTATTATACAAGTGTTTATATCTTTCTAAATCTATTATGTTGTTAACTAAAATATCAGATATAGTTTTGTTTGTCAACCGCAAACTGTTCAGATAAAGTACATACTTTTCCGCTGTACCCGTAGGAGAAGAAATCCCCATTGAGCTATATAAAACCTCCGCACAATTGCTCGCCTTTATTTACATGTTGAAAAAAGGCGATGCATAGCAAATGCTACAGCTTTGATTCAATTGCCTTTATTGTCTCATCCAGCACCTTTATGCGTGCGTAGTACTTGTCCACCGATTCTATTATAACCCAAGGCGCAAAGGATGTGCTCGTCCTAAGGAGCATTTCATCCACAGCCTCTGAATACTCATCCCATTTTTTTCTGTTTTTCCAGTCGTCCTCTGTTATCTTCCAAGACTTCAAGGGGTCGCTTTGCCTTTCCTCGAAGCGACGCAGCTGCTCTTCCTTGTCTATCTCGAGCCAAAACTTTCTGATTACCGTTCCTGCATTGGCCAAGTTTTCCTCCATCTCGTTTATTTCCTTGAATGAACGCTTCCATTCCTCCCTAGAACATAATCCTTCCACCCTCTCGACCAAAACACGTCCGTACCAGCTACGATCGAATATTGCGATATGACCGGTCTTTGGCATCTCGTTCCAAAACCTCCAGAGATAGTGGTGTCCCCTCTCATTCTCGTTTGGAGCAGAAACCGGTATAACTTCGTATCCTCTCGGGTCAAGCCTCCGGGTAAGTCGTTTTATGTTTCCGCCCTTTCCTGCGGCGTCCCAACCCTCGTAGGCAAGCACAACTGGTATCTTGCGCCTATATATCTCATAACCCAGTTCACTGATGCGTTTCTGCTTTTCCCTCCGCTGTTTCTTGTATTCTTTCTTTTCAAGCGACACAGTCAAATCCACCGACTTCAATATTGATGCATTCATTTCCGCCATTGGATAGATATTTTTTTCATTATTCGGAGCCGCCTCTTCTTTTGGAGCCTCGGCAAGCGCTAGACGCTTCTCAAGAACCTTTAGCACTGTAAAATACATCTTTGCCGCAGCAAATCGCCTGTTCGTGCCTTCTATTATCGTCCATTGGGCGTACTCATTGTCAGTTTCACGGATGGTCTCTTCAACAGCCTTAAGATATTCATCATAGTTATTGTTCTGTTTCCAATCCTTTTTTGTAACCCTCCAGCTGGTGGCTTCTTTAGATTCCAACTTCTTGAAGCGCTTCTTCTGTTCCTCCTTGGATATGTGAATGAATAACTTTATGACTACATAACCGTCGTCTGTCAGTTGGCGCTCAAATGAACGTATTTCTCCATAGGCTTCGACCAATTTCCTGCTGTCAATACTTTTGTTTATCCTCTCTTCAAATGTCCTATGGTACCAACTCTTGTCAAAAACAGCCAAAACTCCACGCGTTGGTATCTTCTTCCAAAAACGCTGCAAGTAAGGCATGCGAAGCTCATCGCATTGCGGATCACCAATTGTATGTACCGAAAACCCACGCGGATCCATTGGCAGTATCATCTGGTTTATGAGGGAACCCTTTCCCGCTGCGTCCCATCCCTCGAAAACAACGATTACCGGAATATTTTTTTCCTTCAATCTCCTCTGGATAGCACCGATTCTCGACTCATATGTCTTTTCGGCCTCTTTGTATTCGCTTTTCGACAAATCCTTGTTCAATTCTATTTTCTCAAACATTTGACTCCCCTTTCCGAATATCATTTAATTTAATTTTACCCATTCGTCTTAATGCTCAAACCCGGCAAAAATCGCAAATGAATGAATGAGGCTCGTCTCTATGATATTAATAGAAGATACACCTCTTGACGAAATACGATTCATACTCTTTGGAGAAAGCGATTTCAAAATATATGAAAGCAATTATAGAAACATTTTCAATCTTTACTAATTATATGATCATATTTATCTGAATTTTCTGTTATATTGTTTGCCTTTTTTAAATCTGGGTAATATTAATTAATATATAATTATTATATCAATTGATAAAAGAGAGGTGATGAAAATGACTAACTACATTGTCCGGTTCAAAAGCATGTCAGATTTAAAGAAATACACAAAGATATTGCGCAAAGAAAAAGGTGTAAAGGGACGCATGCAGGTAGTTTCTGATAGAAAGGAATATGATCGCGAGAAAGAAAATTATGTTTCCGGCGTAATGCTGGGAAAATACAATGAGGTTTCAGCATTACACATTGCCTACGCAAAAAGCGGAATGATTATCGGAGCAATCGTTGGAGGCGTTTCATCCCTCATGGCAGTATACCTCGGGCTCAATTCCGTATCTTTAACAACTATTCCGGTAGTTGTATCCCTTGTGATCGTTTTCTACGGAGCAACCGTCGGTTCATTGATTGGGCTAATGATTGGAAATATGTTCAAGCATCGTGAAGAAAGCTCATATAATGGAGAATACACACTCTTCATAAGTGATGTGGAAGAAAACAAGCGGGATGTCATAGTCCAAAATGCCGAAAAAAACAACTCATATGAAATCAAAGAATATGGTCTCACATTTTAGTTTTACAACCAACAAATGCCCGGCGATATTGAACTGACCCATATCAAATAGACAAATAATTAAATTAAACTTATGCCCAAAGTGCTTGGTTTCGATATTCCATCGGAGCTAAGCACTTTAATCTTTTTTTGAAAACGCCCTTCGTTCCACGCAGCAAGATACGCGATGCACGGCCAAACTTCATCATGCTCCAGAAGTAAATTCATACATTGCTCGCTCTCGCTCTTTTTACCGCAAAAATCGAGGTGTCCGCATAAAGCGTACATAGCGATCACATAATTCAGGTCGTCCTGCTCCTGCCTAAGCGCTGATGCGGCTTGTTCCCATGAGCTTTCTCCGCACAATACCGAAACGGCAAGCAGATAGGCCGTATGGTGCCCAACCTTCATATCGGCATGATAGTATTTAAGCATAGTGGCTTCCCGACCGGCACGAAGACAGCTGAGGGTATGCCAGTATATGACCGCTATTGCCATCTCATCGCCGCAGGGCAGGCATTCCGTAAACCAATCCATCGCCCTTCCGTAATCGTTTTGCAGATAACAGGCGATGCCAAGCGGATATGCAACCATTTTTCTGTCAGCGCCAAGTTCGAGGCAGCGCCGGTAGCCTGCCATAGCTACTTCAAAATGCCGAAGCGTCAAATCAGTTCCAGCCATGCTGTAAAACAGCTTCCAGTCGTCCGTGCGGATACGAGCGGCATTTTGATAGGCTTGCACCGCTTCCCGAAAACGATATTGCTTGGCGAGCGCATTGCCAAGATGAAAGCGACTCAGATAATCATCCGATTCCCGAAGCCAGAACATATCTCCGGTATCTTCGACAGTGCAGGGCTCATTGCCAAGCTGAGTGTTCAAAGGAGCTCGTATTTGTTCCGCCATCACTGCTCCTCAATCATCCGGATCACTTCCGTGATGCTAACGTCCTTTTCCTTTGCAATTCTTGAAAGATCGTCATACTCGTACTTAAAGCGGCTCACACCGTATCCAACGGAATCCTTGCGCCGCACTACACCGTATGGAGTTTGCAGGGGCGTTATACTGCGCTCCAGCTCATATCGATTACAAACGACTTCTCGTATGCCGATAGTTGTGGTGTACTTGAATACAGCTCTCACTACAGTTTCCTTATCCTGTTCACGGCACAGTATGCGGATAAGCGTTCCCGGACGGGATTTTTTCATGCCGACTGGCACGGTAAAGACTTCAAGCGCACCGGCATCAAAGAGCCTGCCCATCGCAAAGCCGATTTCCTCTGCGGTCATATCGTCCACATTGCAGTTGAGCTCAAGTACCCGGTCACACTGATCCGCAGTTTCACCAAGCAAAGCCCGCACACAGTTTGCCGCTTCAAAATCCTTCTTGCCCATGCCATAGCCGATAGTTTTTGTCTTTATAACAGGCATATCACCGAAGGATGTTGCAAAATACTTCAGCAGCGCAGCTCCGGTGGGTGTGCAAAGCTCGCCCTTGATTCCGCCGCCGTATATCGGCACATCGCGCAGGATATATGCTGTTGCTGGTGCGGGGACAGGCAGAATACCGTGCGCACAGCGCACATGACCGCTGCCCACATGGACAGGAGAGACTATGACCTGCTTGGGAGCAAGCTTCTCCATCAAAAGGCAGACCGCCGTGATATCCGCGATAGCATCCATTGTTCCAACTTCATGGAAATGGATATCGGAAACTGGTACGCCGTGCGCATGGCTTTCCGCTTCAGCAATCATGGCATAGACAGCCAGAACATCCGCCCTCACCTTGAGCGAGAGCTTCAAGTCCTTAATAATACACTCAATTTCGTGCATCCCGCTGTGATGATGCGACTGCCCGGCATTCAGCGCGTGTTCATGTTCTTGGTCATGGGTGTGTTCATGTTCTTGGTCATGATCGTGATGGTGTTCATGTCCGTGCAAGTCTCCGGCTTCTTCCTCCTCGCCGTCAACGGTCACGGTGACGTGCGTGCCGGTGATGCCGCATTTTATGGATAATTCTTTTTTTACTTCAACGCCCGGAATGCCAAGACCGTTCAGTTCGGCAAGGAAGGCTTCCTGATCGGGCAGAAGCTCCAACAAGGCAGCCGTCAGCATATCCCCGGCTGCGCCCATACCGCAATCAAAATATAGTGCTTTCATTTCACTTTCGCCTCCATATGATTGATCATGCTTGCCATATACCCAGCTCCGAAGCCATTATCTATGTTGACGACAGACACGCCACTTGCGCAGGAGTTGAGCATTGACAGCAGCGCGGATATTCCACCGAAGGACGCACCATAGCCAACGCTCGTGGGCACGGCAATCACCGGGCAGTCGGCAAGCCCACCGATCACGCTGGCAAGTGCGCCCTCCATGCCAGCGATGGCGATGATGACGCTGGCATTCATGATATCGTCCAGATACGCCAGAAGTCGGTGCAGTCCGGCGACGCCAACATCATACAGCCGTATCACCTCGTTGCCCAGAACCTCCGCTGTCAAAGCGGCCTCTTCGGCCACAGGAATGTCGCTGGTGCCGCCGGTGGCTACGACGATTTTTCCAATCCCATCAGGCTTGGGCAGATCGCCGATGATGCCGATCCGCGCCTCGGCATGATAGGTCAGCGCGTAAGTCTTTTCTATCTCCGCTGCAGAAGCCTTATCCAGCCGAGTAATTAGTGTAGTATTCTGGTTATTTTTTCGCATGATGTCTGTAATGCCGACGATTTGCTCCGGCGACTTTCCTGCTCCGTAAATAACCTCGCCGACACCCTGACGGAGCGCTCTGTGCAGATCGACCTTGGCATAGCCTATATCCTCAAAGGGAACTAGCTTCAGCTTAAAAACGGCCTCTTCCACAGACAAACTACCATTTTTAACATCCTCCAGTATTTGTTTGATGGAAGTATTCATGCTCTCACCTCCAAGTCCAGCAATACGTCATCATAGTACTTATTCAGTTCTTTAACGATAGCGGCACGGTTCTCCAGCAACTTATCAAACTGAACGGACGGAAGTTGAATTTTTGCTGCCGCGCCTAGCATACGTATGCGAAAATCCGTGAAGCCCAAGGAAAACAAAAAATTCTCAGCCATTTCGGTCTGCTCCAGCTTCTCCTTTGTGATTTTCTCCCCCGTAGGAATCCTGGTCGCAAGGCAGGCATAAGCGGGCTTGTCCCATGTGAACAGCTCCGCATCCTTAGACAGCCGCCGGATATCGTTTTTGGTCAGGCCACATTCCCGCAACGGCGAGAAAACAGATAGCTCACGCAACGCACGCATTCCCGGTCTATCGCCCGCTTCGTCGGAAGCGTTTGTGCCGTCAATAAGCGTCGTATAACCATCCGTCAAAGCGTGCTTTGCTATCGTGCTGAAAATTAACCGTTTACAATAATAACAGCGATCTGATGGGTTTGCCGCAACATCTGGAAGCGATAGAACATCGGCCTCTATGACACTCATATCTGCGTTCAATTGTGTCACCAGTTTTTTTGCGTCGTTCATTTCAAACTGAGGCTGGAAGGCAGATTTAACATAATACGCCCGCACCTTCGCGCCGCTGCTTATCGCCGCATAAAGCAGATATGTTGAATCCACACCTCCGGAAAAGGCGACCGCCACCCGATCATGCGCCTGAAAGAATGTCAATAGTTCCATAAGTTCACCTCCTCTATACAAACAGTGTATTTGTTGAATATTTTCTCTTTTTAAGAAAAGCGGTTCTCCCGATAGACAGCAGAACCGCTCTCTAGTTGTCTATTTTTATTTTTTTTTGAAAAGCGCGACTTTGACAACGCCTTTCGGGTCTTTGATAAGCACAATAGCCAGCCAGATAATTAGACCGAGCGCTACAACTGACAGACCGAGATAGAAATCGTTGAGCATATCCACTGGCGCGGGCATAAAATACTCGGCTTGTAGCTCGGCATATTCAAAGATCGCATCGACTAGCCACATGATAGAAGCGCCCCAGTACATCCAGCAGAGGATGCCGACATTCATTTCGTTCTTCGGAGCGTTTTTATACCAGATAATTGTGCAGATGATTGCCGCGAATACGGTGGTAAGCAGTGTCATACAGACCCCTCTATTCCAGCGACAGGTTGAGCTTTCAGTGCCCGTTTCTCAATGACACTTGAAACGACCAGTATACCAATCCAAACCGCTGTCACAAGGACAGCCATCGCGACGCCCGCAGTGGACATCTCATGCAGCATCTCCGCCGCATCCGATGGATTGCCTGCAGCTGTTATAAATGGGAACCACGGTACTACTTCACCGTGCCACACATGCTCGAAGGCCAGCAGAACAGAGCCGCCCCAGAGCAGATTGGTGAGCCATTTCAACTTTCTGGAAAATGGGATTTCAGTCTCCATTTCAAATCCACCAGTTTCGGTCGCAATCTTCAGAGCTTCAAGCTCTTTTTCCTTCGACTGCATTACCTTTGTTGCAACCGTCGTTACGATGGCTTCGGCTGCGGGAATAAGAAAACATGCCATAAATATCTCCTCCTTGTTTTTTTTATCCGATGTTACTCAGCGCTAAATGCACTATTGCTATAAAACCGTAAAAGAGAACAACAAAAAAAGGTATACGGATTCTCTTCAGAAAAACCATATACCTTCATAGTATACATATCGTGCGGAACAATATCGGATTATCGTTGAAGCGCTTCAGCGCTTTCTGCTTGGCTTCATACCAATCTTAAATAATTATATAGGATAATTATGAGTTTTGCAAGTTGTTTTCACTTGCACTCAACTTGATTTTCCGATTTCTTCGATTGCATTCTGAATAAGACGACTGACCCCCAATTCAGGAACTCCGACGACGATGTTGTCGCAATGGTTAACAGGAATAAGTATGCGCTTTGCAGTGCTTTGACCAACTGCCAAAGCCATTGCCGGTGTCACTTCACCTAAAAGCGAGTCAACAATGACAATCCCGATGGGGCCTACAATTATATCCGCCTTTCGGCAACCTACTATAACGGCATTTTCGCCAGTAGCCGCATTATCCGCACCAGCTTTTAACATAGCTGATGTGGCAGCACTATTTGTACCAACCGCTGTGATAACTGCGCTAGGAATACTTCGCTTAATTGCGGTAACAAGCTGTTTTCCAATTCCACCACCTTGTGCATCGATTATTAATATATTCATTTGAGTACATCTCCGAGCATTTGTTTTTTTATTGATTGCTGCACGCTTCTTTTGCTCTTTATTCTTTTACTCTTTTGCTGCCTGCTGCACGCCAAAAAGCAGTAGCAAGTGGAAGGTAGCAAGATGCAAGTAAAAAAACGAAAAACGAAAAATACAACATACCAAATCGTTCAATACAAATAAATTGCCAATTGTTCTTATATTTTATCTTTCTTCTTTTATCTTTCCACTTTCTACTTTCTACTTTCTGCTGTCTTATTACATCATTCCAGGCATTCCGCCCATTCCACCCTGCATTCCGCCCATTGAAGATTCAGGTTCAGGAATATCTACAACAGCCGCTTCGGTTGTAAGGAAAAGCGCCGAAATGGAAGCCGCATTTTGAAGCGCCGAACGTGTAACCTTTGTAGGATCTACGATGCCGGCTTTGAGCATGTCTACATACTCGCCCTTCAAAGCATCAAAGCCCATTCCCGGTTCGCTTGCTTTAAGCTTTTCAACAACCACAGAACCTTCAAGCCCTGCATTTGCAACTATTTGTCTTACAGGCTCCTCAAGTGCGCGCTTAATAATCATGGCACCTGTTTTTTCATCGCCTTCAAGACCTTCGATAAGTTTCTCGATTTTTGGAATGATATTGATAAAAGCAGTTCCTCCACCGGGAACTATTCCCTCTTCTACTGCCGCACGAGTTGCGTTCAAAGCATCTTCTATCCTGAGTTTTCTTTCCTTCATCTCAGATTCTGTAGCCGCTCCAACTTGTATTACAGCAACTCCACCGGACAGCTTGGCAAGTCTTTCTTGAAGCTTCTCTATGTCAAAGTCCGAAGTGCTTTCTTCTATTTGAGCTTTGATTTGGTTGATTCTATCCTTGATTTCTTGCTCTTTTCCGGCTCCATCTATGATGGTAGTGTTTTCCCTGGATACCTTAATCGTATTTGCGGTTCCAAGCATTTCAAGAGTAGCTTCCTTCAATTCCAAGCCAACCTCTTCGGAAATAACTGTTCCACCTGTAAGAGTAGCTATGTCAGCAAGCATTGCCTTTCTTCTGTCTCCGAATCCCGGAGCCTTTACTGCAACCGCTTCGAATGTTCCTCTAAGTTTGTTGACAACCAAAGTAGCAAGAGCTTCGCCTTCGATGTCTTCAGCTATAATCAACAACTTCTTGCCCTGCTGCACTATCTTTTCAAGAATAGGGAGAATCTCCTGAATATTGCTAATCTTTTTGTCTGTTATTAGAATGTAAGGATTACTTAGTACCGCTTCCATTTTATCGGTATCTGTTACCATGTATGGCGAAAGGTATCCTCTGTCGAATTGCATTCCCTCAACTACTTCAAGGTGAGTGCCCATGGTCTTGCCTTCTTCAACGGTTATGACTCCGTCCTTGCCGACCTTGTCCATTGCATCCGCGATGAGGCTGCCAATATTTTCATCAGAAGCTGATATCGAAGCAACCTGTGCTATAGCTTCCTTGTTTTCAATCATCTTTGAATTGCCTTTTATTTCTTCAACTGCCAATTCAACAGCCTTCTCGATGCCTTTTTTAAGAATCATCGGGTTCGCGCCTGCTGCAACATTTCTGAGTCCTTCTCTAATTATTGCTTGAGCCAAAATGGTAGCTGTTGTAGTTCCGTCGCCGGCAACATCGTTTGTTTTAGTTGCAACTTCCTTTACAAGCTGGGCTCCCATGTTTTCGTACGCGTCTTCAAACTCGATTTCCCTTGCAATTGTAACACCGTCATTGGTTATTAGCGGGGATCCGAACTTCTTGTCAAGAATTACATTTCTTCCTTTAGGTCCAAGTGTCACTTTGACCGTGTTAGCCAGTTTATTTACGCCTTCTTCAAGCTTTTTTCTGGCGTCTTCACCAAATTTAATTTCTTTAGCCATTTTATTCCCTCCGTATTATCGTTTAGTCTATTCTACTATTGCAAGAATATCGCTCTGCTTTACAATCGTATACTCTTCGCCGTCATATTTAACCTCAGTGCCAGAATACTTTGAAAAGATAACCGTATCACCAACAGCAACCTGCATTTCCACTTCATTGCCTTCAACCATTCCACCCGGTCCTACTGCCACTACCTCAGCCATCTGCGGTTGTTCCTTGGCTTGGCCCGGAAGTACGATTCCGCTCTTTGTCTTCTCAATGGCATCCACCTTCTTTATTACGACTCTGTCCCCTAATGGTTTGATGTTCACTAAAAGCCCTCCTTTTATGTTCTATTATTTGTTTGTTTGATTATTAGCACTCTCTTTTGTTGAGTGCTAACCCAACTACTACTTTAATACAAATATCAAAAAAATACAACTCATTTGACAAATTATTTAAATATTTATTAACGAAAAACGAAAAGCGACCCCAATTGAAAACAATTCAATAGAGGCCGCTTTTCACAACAAAATAAATGAGAGGCATGAAAATGGCCGGAATCATGTTTCCAACCCTTATCTTTTTGAAATCAAGCA includes the following:
- the larE gene encoding ATP-dependent sacrificial sulfur transferase LarE: MELLTFFQAHDRVAVAFSGGVDSTYLLYAAISSGAKVRAYYVKSAFQPQFEMNDAKKLVTQLNADMSVIEADVLSLPDVAANPSDRCYYCKRLIFSTIAKHALTDGYTTLIDGTNASDEAGDRPGMRALRELSVFSPLRECGLTKNDIRRLSKDAELFTWDKPAYACLATRIPTGEKITKEKLEQTEMAENFLFSLGFTDFRIRMLGAAAKIQLPSVQFDKLLENRAAIVKELNKYYDDVLLDLEVRA
- a CDS encoding DUF3842 family protein, with protein sequence MNILIIDAQGGGIGKQLVTAIKRSIPSAVITAVGTNSAATSAMLKAGADNAATGENAVIVGCRKADIIVGPIGIVIVDSLLGEVTPAMALAVGQSTAKRILIPVNHCDNIVVGVPELGVSRLIQNAIEEIGKSS
- the groL gene encoding chaperonin GroEL (60 kDa chaperone family; promotes refolding of misfolded polypeptides especially under stressful conditions; forms two stacked rings of heptamers to form a barrel-shaped 14mer; ends can be capped by GroES; misfolded proteins enter the barrel where they are refolded when GroES binds), which encodes MAKEIKFGEDARKKLEEGVNKLANTVKVTLGPKGRNVILDKKFGSPLITNDGVTIAREIEFEDAYENMGAQLVKEVATKTNDVAGDGTTTATILAQAIIREGLRNVAAGANPMILKKGIEKAVELAVEEIKGNSKMIENKEAIAQVASISASDENIGSLIADAMDKVGKDGVITVEEGKTMGTHLEVVEGMQFDRGYLSPYMVTDTDKMEAVLSNPYILITDKKISNIQEILPILEKIVQQGKKLLIIAEDIEGEALATLVVNKLRGTFEAVAVKAPGFGDRRKAMLADIATLTGGTVISEEVGLELKEATLEMLGTANTIKVSRENTTIIDGAGKEQEIKDRINQIKAQIEESTSDFDIEKLQERLAKLSGGVAVIQVGAATESEMKERKLRIEDALNATRAAVEEGIVPGGGTAFINIIPKIEKLIEGLEGDEKTGAMIIKRALEEPVRQIVANAGLEGSVVVEKLKASEPGMGFDALKGEYVDMLKAGIVDPTKVTRSALQNAASISALFLTTEAAVVDIPEPESSMGGMQGGMGGMPGMM
- the groES gene encoding co-chaperone GroES: MNIKPLGDRVVIKKVDAIEKTKSGIVLPGQAKEQPQMAEVVAVGPGGMVEGNEVEMQVAVGDTVIFSKYSGTEVKYDGEEYTIVKQSDILAIVE